The Clostridia bacterium genome has a window encoding:
- a CDS encoding 2-oxo acid dehydrogenase subunit E2 produces the protein MDVTVKMPQLGESVTEGTVSAWLKRPGDRVERYESLLEVITDKVNAEVPSPYAGVVKALLVAEGDTVPVGTPICVLEAEGEVEADASAPESHGSATAPSPAGAADPGAGAGTATPATGATGPGGAAPGAPERGRYSPAVRRLAREHGVDLTQVRGTGAGGRVTREDVERFVAQRAAGVAPAASPATAPQAAPVPPQAAPAPAAAAAPKLGPDDELVPLTPIRRTIARNMVLSATTIPHAWTMVEADVTGIERLIESRGAEFRAREGVNLTFLPFAVKAAVEALKAVPRLNATWSEAGIILHKRVHVGIAVATEDGLVVPVIHDADRLSIAGLAVAIADLASRARAGKLNLDDMQGGTFTVDNTGAVGTELSMPIIVPGQTGILTTERAKKKPVVVGDAIAIRTVMALCLSIDHRVVDGAEAGRFLTEVRRRLESVGPETGLY, from the coding sequence GTGGACGTCACGGTGAAGATGCCCCAGCTGGGCGAAAGCGTGACGGAAGGCACCGTCTCGGCCTGGCTGAAGCGGCCCGGGGACCGGGTCGAACGGTACGAGTCGCTGCTGGAAGTGATCACGGACAAGGTGAACGCGGAGGTGCCGTCGCCGTACGCGGGCGTGGTGAAGGCCCTGCTCGTGGCGGAAGGCGACACCGTGCCCGTCGGCACGCCGATCTGCGTCCTTGAGGCGGAGGGCGAGGTCGAGGCGGACGCGTCCGCGCCGGAAAGCCACGGTTCGGCCACCGCGCCCTCGCCTGCGGGCGCGGCGGATCCGGGCGCCGGCGCGGGCACGGCGACGCCGGCGACGGGCGCCACCGGCCCCGGAGGGGCGGCTCCGGGCGCGCCCGAGCGCGGCCGCTACTCGCCCGCGGTGCGGCGCCTCGCGCGGGAACACGGCGTCGATCTGACGCAGGTCCGGGGGACGGGCGCCGGCGGGCGCGTCACCAGGGAAGATGTGGAACGCTTCGTGGCGCAGCGGGCCGCGGGGGTCGCGCCGGCAGCGTCGCCCGCGACGGCGCCGCAGGCGGCGCCCGTGCCGCCGCAGGCCGCGCCGGCTCCGGCGGCCGCCGCCGCGCCGAAGCTCGGGCCCGACGACGAGCTCGTCCCGCTCACGCCGATCCGCCGCACCATCGCCCGCAACATGGTGTTGAGCGCGACCACCATCCCGCACGCGTGGACCATGGTGGAGGCCGACGTCACCGGCATCGAGCGCCTCATCGAGTCGCGCGGCGCCGAGTTCCGGGCGCGCGAGGGCGTGAACCTCACGTTCCTGCCGTTTGCCGTCAAGGCGGCGGTGGAGGCGTTGAAGGCGGTGCCGCGCCTGAACGCCACCTGGTCGGAGGCGGGCATCATCCTGCACAAGCGCGTCCATGTCGGCATCGCCGTCGCCACGGAGGACGGGCTGGTCGTGCCCGTCATCCACGACGCCGACCGGCTCAGCATCGCCGGGCTGGCGGTCGCCATCGCGGACCTCGCGTCGCGGGCGCGCGCGGGTAAACTGAACCTGGACGACATGCAGGGCGGCACGTTCACCGTCGACAACACCGGGGCCGTGGGCACCGAGCTCTCCATGCCGATCATCGTCCCCGGACAGACCGGCATCCTGACGACGGAGCGGGCGAAGAAGAAGCCGGTCGTCGTCGGCGACGCCATCGCCATCCGCACCGTGATGGCGCTCTGCCTGTCGATCGACCACCGCGTCGTGGACGGCGCGGAGGCCGGCCGGTTCCTCACGGAGGTGCGCAGGCGCCTGGAGAGCGTGGGGCCCGAGACCGGACTGTACTG
- a CDS encoding DAK2 domain-containing protein, which translates to MIESLTADDLRVLGSGAVRSLERHRRQIDAMNVFPVPDGDTGGNMLGTLRAACGPEGANEQPGTGTEASAGALLQKASMGALMGARGNSGLILAQMLRGIARAARGSDVVSASTFAEGLVQASELSYRAVAEPKEGTILTVAKAAAASGRDAAARGEDVLGVLNAARRAAREALARTPDLLPVLKEAGVVDAAGLALCHMLDGATQFLRHRRLALKVGRELARRAATRQALAPEAPAHLEGESDFDLRFPIEVQLVLTGPGLDLERLRAELLPMGDSLVVAGDEFQAKVHIHTDRPDETLAILRRFGQTDHVEVTDMRPQAEAFRRNPAGQA; encoded by the coding sequence TTGATCGAATCGCTGACCGCAGACGACCTTCGGGTGCTGGGGAGCGGGGCCGTGCGCTCCCTGGAACGCCACCGCCGCCAGATCGACGCCATGAACGTGTTCCCCGTCCCGGACGGCGACACCGGCGGCAACATGCTCGGCACGCTCCGCGCCGCCTGCGGGCCGGAGGGCGCGAACGAGCAGCCCGGCACGGGCACCGAGGCGTCCGCCGGCGCGCTGTTGCAGAAGGCGTCGATGGGGGCGCTCATGGGGGCGCGCGGCAACTCCGGGCTCATCCTCGCGCAGATGCTGCGCGGCATCGCGAGGGCGGCGCGCGGCAGCGACGTCGTCAGCGCGTCCACGTTCGCCGAGGGGCTGGTGCAAGCGTCGGAGCTGAGCTACCGCGCCGTGGCCGAGCCGAAGGAAGGGACGATCCTCACCGTCGCCAAGGCGGCCGCGGCCAGCGGCAGGGACGCCGCGGCGCGCGGCGAGGACGTCCTCGGCGTGCTGAACGCCGCCCGGCGCGCAGCGCGCGAGGCGCTCGCCCGGACGCCCGACCTTCTCCCGGTGCTCAAGGAGGCCGGCGTGGTCGACGCCGCCGGCCTGGCCCTGTGCCACATGCTCGACGGCGCGACGCAGTTCCTGCGGCACCGCCGGCTCGCCCTCAAGGTGGGCCGCGAGCTGGCCCGCCGCGCGGCGACCCGCCAGGCGCTCGCGCCGGAGGCGCCCGCGCACCTTGAGGGCGAGAGCGACTTCGACCTGCGCTTCCCCATCGAGGTGCAGCTGGTGCTCACGGGACCGGGGCTCGACCTGGAACGGCTGCGGGCCGAACTCCTGCCCATGGGCGACAGCCTCGTCGTCGCCGGCGACGAGTTCCAGGCCAAGGTCCACATCCACACCGACCGCCCGGACGAGACGCTTGCGATCCTCCGCCGCTTCGGCCAGACTGACCACGTCGAGGTCACCGACATGCGGCCCCAGGCCGAGGCCTTCCGCCGCAACCCCGCCGGCCAGGCCTGA
- a CDS encoding FAD-dependent oxidoreductase, with protein sequence MAERRFVIVGNGVAGTTAAETLRKLDPSCRVTLIGREPYPLYNRVSLPRVLQGRLAPEKTFIRSVEWHAERGIDLRLETLATSVQVEERTVTLATGETLPWDGLLVATGGAPRRLGVPGDDAANVLHFQTLDDTRRLLAAAAEARARRGREARAVVIGGSFISYELTEGFLQQGLRVTWLMRGDRFLRRVLPQEAGALVDAIAREHGVDVVHDEEAARILVRDGLAHAVETKSGRRYECDLVGAGVGLTMYTDWLAGSPIPVEDGAVRTDERLFTGVPGVFAAGDIARFYDPVIGRHHRMGTWDNALMHGRVAARNMLGANEPYREVPTYSSPLFDSNISVLGMTPEDHPGITEVTRVDESAKTARTLFFLEDRLVGAVLIGAPRGRKRLLELVKSGDPVDPAQREALLAGE encoded by the coding sequence TTGGCTGAACGTCGGTTCGTCATCGTCGGCAACGGCGTCGCCGGCACCACCGCCGCGGAAACGCTGCGCAAGCTCGACCCGTCCTGCCGCGTCACGCTCATCGGGCGCGAACCGTACCCGCTGTACAACCGCGTCTCGCTCCCGCGCGTCCTTCAGGGCCGGCTCGCCCCGGAGAAGACCTTCATCCGCTCGGTGGAGTGGCATGCGGAGCGCGGCATCGACCTTCGTCTGGAGACGCTCGCCACGTCCGTCCAGGTCGAGGAGCGGACCGTGACGCTCGCCACGGGAGAGACGCTTCCGTGGGACGGGCTCCTCGTCGCGACGGGCGGCGCCCCGCGCCGGCTCGGCGTCCCCGGCGACGACGCCGCGAACGTGCTGCACTTCCAGACGCTCGACGACACGCGCCGCCTGCTGGCGGCCGCGGCGGAGGCCCGCGCGCGGCGCGGCCGCGAGGCGCGCGCCGTCGTCATCGGCGGCAGCTTCATCTCCTACGAGCTCACGGAGGGCTTCCTCCAACAGGGCCTGCGCGTGACGTGGCTCATGCGCGGCGACCGCTTCCTGCGCCGCGTGCTGCCGCAGGAGGCGGGCGCGCTTGTGGACGCCATCGCCCGCGAGCACGGCGTGGACGTGGTGCACGACGAGGAAGCGGCGCGCATCCTCGTGCGCGACGGCCTGGCCCACGCCGTGGAAACGAAGAGCGGCCGGCGGTACGAGTGCGACCTGGTCGGCGCCGGGGTCGGCCTGACGATGTACACCGACTGGCTGGCCGGCTCGCCGATTCCCGTCGAGGATGGCGCCGTGCGGACGGACGAGCGCCTGTTCACCGGCGTCCCCGGCGTGTTCGCCGCCGGCGACATCGCGCGCTTCTACGATCCGGTCATCGGCCGCCACCACCGCATGGGCACATGGGACAACGCGCTCATGCACGGCCGCGTGGCGGCGCGCAACATGCTGGGCGCGAACGAGCCCTACCGCGAAGTCCCCACGTACTCCAGCCCGCTCTTCGACTCGAACATCAGCGTCCTCGGCATGACCCCGGAGGACCATCCCGGCATCACGGAGGTCACGCGCGTCGACGAGAGCGCCAAGACGGCGCGGACGCTGTTCTTCCTTGAGGATCGGCTGGTGGGCGCGGTGCTGATCGGCGCGCCGCGGGGCCGCAAGCGGCTGCTGGAGCTTGTCAAGTCCGGGGACCCCGTCGATCCCGCCCAGCGCGAGGCGCTGCTGGCCGGCGAGTAG
- a CDS encoding sodium:calcium antiporter encodes MTLLLVWAAAAAGLIVVAAELFVNGVEWLAHRWKLGPAGTGSVLAAMGGTLPETLVTLLAALSGAGGVSTGTALGSPAVLATLAFGLVGLAGTARAGAREPRAARRTDRGVRRNLQWFGVLFGAAVALTLVPAPRLKLALAPCFLAAWAAFCLQSWDRDDRGDPPPSALFRLPFAGRLPWVVAQTLAGCAGLAYGAEQLVHALEGLSAALGLPSLIVSLSLAPLATELPEITTATLWALRGKFDLALQNVSGALVMSATLPVAVSLALCPWRMSPPAMVAVGAAGLGTALAWRATGGRGHGPWLSACGLAFVAYLAVLFM; translated from the coding sequence ATGACCTTGCTCCTCGTCTGGGCCGCGGCTGCCGCGGGGCTGATCGTCGTGGCGGCCGAACTCTTCGTCAACGGCGTGGAGTGGCTCGCCCACCGGTGGAAACTCGGTCCCGCGGGCACCGGTTCCGTCCTCGCCGCGATGGGCGGCACCCTTCCCGAGACGCTCGTCACGCTGCTGGCCGCGCTGAGCGGCGCCGGCGGCGTGAGCACGGGCACGGCGCTGGGATCCCCCGCGGTGCTGGCCACGCTCGCCTTCGGCCTCGTCGGCCTGGCGGGGACGGCGCGCGCAGGCGCGCGGGAGCCGCGGGCGGCCCGGCGCACCGACCGGGGCGTCCGCCGCAATCTCCAGTGGTTCGGCGTCCTCTTCGGCGCGGCCGTCGCCCTGACCCTCGTGCCCGCCCCGCGGCTCAAGCTTGCGCTGGCGCCGTGTTTCCTCGCGGCGTGGGCGGCGTTCTGCCTGCAGAGTTGGGACCGCGACGACCGCGGCGATCCTCCCCCGTCCGCATTGTTTCGACTTCCCTTCGCCGGCCGCCTGCCGTGGGTCGTCGCGCAAACGTTGGCAGGGTGCGCGGGCCTCGCCTACGGAGCCGAGCAACTCGTGCACGCGCTCGAAGGGCTGAGCGCGGCGTTGGGCCTGCCGTCGCTGATTGTTTCGCTCTCCCTCGCCCCGCTCGCGACGGAACTCCCCGAGATCACCACGGCGACGCTCTGGGCCCTGCGCGGCAAGTTCGACCTCGCCCTGCAGAACGTCAGCGGCGCGCTCGTCATGTCGGCCACGTTGCCGGTCGCCGTGTCCCTCGCCCTCTGTCCGTGGCGCATGTCGCCCCCCGCGATGGTGGCGGTGGGCGCGGCCGGGCTCGGCACCGCCCTGGCCTGGCGCGCGACGGGCGGCCGCGGCCACGGGCCGTGGCTCTCCGCGTGCGGCCTCGCGTTCGTCGCGTACCTCGCCGTCCTCTTCATGTGA
- a CDS encoding alpha-ketoacid dehydrogenase subunit beta encodes MPEKTLIEAIHDAMDEEMARDPSVVLLGEDVGLRGGVFRASAGLIEKYGEARVIDTPLAESSIAGMAIGMALNGLRPIAEMQFADFSFPAFNQIQSEAARMYYRSNGGWKVPLVIRMPYGGGPGVHGALYHSQSVEAFYAHIPGLKVVLPSFPYDAKGMLKAAIRDDDPVIFLEHKKAYRSVRQEVPDGDYTVPLGPAEVRREGRHVTIYSYGFLLHESLRAADQLKQEGIECTVVDVRSLKPLDKKTIVETAKHTGKALIVHEDNVSYGAGAEIAAVIAEEALFHLDAPVRRLCGPDVPGIGFNHVYEHEFTPDVARIAAAARELAKF; translated from the coding sequence GTGCCTGAGAAGACGCTCATCGAAGCGATTCACGACGCCATGGACGAGGAGATGGCGCGGGATCCGTCCGTGGTGCTGCTGGGCGAGGACGTCGGCCTGCGCGGCGGCGTGTTCCGCGCCAGCGCCGGTCTCATCGAGAAGTACGGCGAGGCGCGCGTGATCGACACGCCGCTCGCGGAGTCGAGCATCGCCGGCATGGCGATCGGCATGGCGCTGAACGGCCTCCGGCCGATCGCGGAGATGCAGTTCGCCGACTTCTCCTTCCCCGCCTTCAACCAGATCCAGAGTGAGGCCGCGCGCATGTACTACCGGTCCAACGGCGGCTGGAAGGTGCCGCTCGTCATCCGCATGCCCTACGGCGGCGGTCCCGGCGTCCACGGTGCGCTCTACCATTCCCAGAGCGTGGAGGCTTTCTACGCGCACATCCCCGGGCTGAAGGTCGTCCTGCCGTCGTTCCCGTACGACGCGAAGGGCATGCTGAAGGCAGCCATCCGCGACGACGACCCGGTCATCTTCCTGGAGCACAAGAAGGCGTACCGCTCCGTGCGCCAGGAGGTCCCCGACGGGGACTACACCGTGCCGCTCGGTCCCGCGGAGGTGCGGCGCGAGGGGCGGCACGTCACGATCTACAGCTACGGCTTCCTCTTGCATGAGTCGCTGCGCGCCGCGGACCAGCTGAAGCAGGAGGGGATCGAGTGCACGGTCGTCGACGTGCGCTCGCTCAAGCCCCTCGACAAGAAGACGATCGTGGAGACGGCCAAGCACACGGGGAAGGCGCTGATCGTGCACGAGGACAACGTCTCCTACGGCGCGGGCGCGGAGATCGCGGCCGTCATCGCGGAAGAGGCGCTCTTCCACCTGGACGCGCCCGTCCGCCGCCTGTGCGGGCCGGACGTGCCCGGGATCGGCTTCAATCACGTCTACGAGCACGAATTCACGCCGGACGTGGCGCGGATCGCCGCCGCCGCGCGCGAGCTGGCCAAGTTCTGA
- a CDS encoding DegV family protein, translating to MAPVVVSDSTGTIPAAVRDRFHVPTVPLRVVFGDESYRDGVDIQPDEFYRKLAAFKGVAGTTQPSPGDFVSVFQAAAQEGRDVVCLTISSRLSGTYNSARQAADLVEDMFDGVRIAVVDSRMASAGHALLTLKAAERAAQGASVDEILVSLERLRPRIVLLAVVDTLEYLIRGGRVGRARGLVGKLLGLLPMLTLVDGEVDSAGVVRSRRAGLQRIEEETERRLTGEGRRRMIVIHANAEEEAREWAERIRARFQPHDLWIEPFTPVLGVHVGPGLLGLVSCEDPEADGGNVQ from the coding sequence GTGGCCCCCGTCGTCGTGAGCGATTCGACCGGCACCATCCCCGCCGCCGTGCGCGACCGGTTCCACGTCCCGACCGTCCCCCTGCGGGTCGTCTTCGGGGACGAGTCCTATCGCGACGGCGTCGACATCCAACCGGACGAGTTCTATCGCAAGCTTGCCGCGTTCAAAGGGGTCGCCGGCACGACGCAACCGTCCCCCGGCGACTTCGTCTCCGTGTTCCAGGCGGCCGCTCAAGAGGGCCGCGACGTCGTCTGCCTCACCATCTCCAGCCGACTCAGCGGCACCTACAACTCCGCGCGCCAGGCGGCGGACCTCGTCGAGGACATGTTCGACGGCGTCCGCATCGCCGTGGTGGACAGCCGCATGGCTTCCGCCGGGCACGCGTTGCTCACCCTGAAGGCCGCCGAGCGCGCCGCGCAAGGCGCCTCCGTCGACGAGATCCTCGTCTCGCTGGAGCGCCTGCGGCCGCGCATCGTCCTCCTCGCCGTCGTCGACACGCTGGAGTACCTGATCCGGGGCGGGCGCGTCGGGCGAGCCCGCGGCCTCGTGGGGAAACTGCTGGGCCTGCTGCCCATGCTGACGCTCGTCGACGGCGAGGTCGACTCGGCCGGCGTGGTGCGCAGCCGCCGCGCGGGCCTGCAGCGGATCGAGGAAGAGACGGAACGCCGCCTGACCGGCGAGGGGCGGCGGCGCATGATCGTCATCCACGCCAACGCGGAAGAGGAAGCGCGGGAATGGGCGGAGCGCATCCGCGCCCGCTTTCAGCCGCACGACCTGTGGATCGAGCCGTTCACGCCGGTGCTCGGCGTCCACGTGGGGCCGGGCCTGTTGGGCCTGGTCTCCTGCGAGGATCCGGAGGCGGACGGCGGGAACGTCCAGTAA
- a CDS encoding thiamine pyrophosphate-dependent dehydrogenase E1 component subunit alpha, whose translation MYRTMLLARRLDERQWVMNRMGKAPFVISCQGHEAAQVGCAWALERGKDFTLPYYRDLGVVLTMGMTPREVMLDFFGRAEGPSSGGRQMPGHYSHPKLRIVSQSSTVAVQAVHAAGIGYAARLRGEDTVVYTSFGEGSAQQGDVHEAMNWAGIYKLPVIFVCQNNKYAISVSASKQMAIENVADRAAGYGFPGVTVDGRDPIAVYAVMKRAVERARAGEGATFIEAKVYRLTPHSSDDDDRSYRSREEVEAERKRDPLLLFADRLKREGILDDARLAELEEAVKKEVDDATAYAEKAADPRPEDLYARLYASEPAIG comes from the coding sequence ATGTACCGGACGATGCTTCTGGCGCGTCGCCTGGACGAGCGCCAGTGGGTGATGAACCGCATGGGCAAGGCGCCCTTCGTGATCTCCTGCCAGGGGCACGAGGCGGCGCAGGTGGGTTGCGCCTGGGCGCTGGAGCGCGGCAAGGACTTCACGCTGCCGTACTACCGTGATCTCGGCGTCGTGCTCACCATGGGCATGACGCCGCGGGAGGTCATGCTCGACTTCTTCGGACGCGCGGAGGGGCCGAGCAGCGGCGGGCGGCAGATGCCGGGCCACTACTCGCACCCGAAGCTGCGCATCGTGTCGCAGTCGAGCACGGTCGCCGTGCAGGCCGTCCACGCCGCCGGCATCGGGTATGCCGCGCGGCTGCGCGGCGAGGACACCGTGGTCTACACCTCCTTCGGCGAGGGTTCGGCCCAGCAGGGCGACGTCCACGAGGCGATGAACTGGGCGGGCATCTACAAGCTGCCGGTCATCTTCGTCTGCCAGAACAACAAGTACGCCATCTCCGTGTCCGCCTCGAAGCAGATGGCCATCGAGAACGTCGCCGACCGCGCGGCCGGGTACGGCTTCCCGGGCGTGACGGTGGACGGCCGCGACCCCATCGCCGTGTACGCGGTCATGAAGCGGGCCGTCGAGCGCGCCCGCGCGGGCGAGGGCGCGACGTTCATCGAGGCCAAGGTCTACCGTTTGACGCCGCACTCGTCCGATGACGACGACCGCAGCTACCGCAGCCGCGAAGAGGTGGAAGCCGAGCGCAAGCGCGACCCGCTTCTGCTCTTCGCCGATCGCCTCAAGCGGGAAGGGATCCTGGACGACGCCCGTCTCGCGGAACTTGAGGAAGCCGTCAAGAAAGAGGTCGACGACGCGACCGCCTACGCCGAGAAGGCGGCCGATCCACGCCCCGAAGACTTGTACGCCCGGCTCTACGCCAGCGAGCCGGCGATCGGCTAG
- the lpdA gene encoding dihydrolipoyl dehydrogenase → MIGGGLHAACLCRSSGGHAGRRGLSSRSRVVLTLKAGFGEGARHVADFDVVILGGGTGGYVAAIRAAQLGMKTALVEEDKVGGTCLHRGCIPTKVMLQAADLLNDIRRAADFGLAPVAGADVDWSRLAERRGRIVTTLHRGVEYLLKKNGVELVRGHGTLEGPGRVRVADRVLTASHTIIATGSRPRELPGLPFDGERIISSDHALQMARRPSSVVVVGAGAVGVEFASLFRDFGAEVTLVEWLPRIVPLEDEDVSAELQRAFEKRGIRCLTGAQVLAESVKAEPDGVSLTVRRGDEDLALKAEVLLVAVGRAARLEGYGLETTGVAVERGFIRVDGHMRTNVPGVYAIGDVVGGLQLAHVAAHEGIVAVETAAGHDPEPIDYTKAPKATYCRPQVASVGYSEKEARDAGHTVKVGTFPFRAIGKALIVGEGEGFCKVVADEDGGVLGVHLIGPHATDLIAEGALLRFMDGTAWELGTVIHPHPTLSEVLGEAGLAVEGRAIHF, encoded by the coding sequence ATGATCGGCGGCGGCCTCCACGCGGCATGCCTATGCCGGTCCTCGGGCGGCCATGCAGGACGGCGCGGGCTTTCCAGTCGAAGTCGAGTCGTACTAACCTTGAAGGCGGGTTTCGGGGAAGGGGCGAGGCACGTGGCCGATTTCGACGTCGTGATCCTCGGCGGCGGCACGGGCGGGTACGTCGCCGCCATTCGGGCCGCGCAACTGGGCATGAAGACGGCGCTTGTCGAGGAGGACAAGGTCGGGGGAACCTGCCTGCACCGCGGGTGCATTCCGACCAAGGTGATGCTGCAGGCGGCCGATCTCTTGAACGACATCCGTCGCGCCGCGGACTTCGGGCTCGCGCCGGTCGCCGGGGCGGACGTCGACTGGTCCCGCCTCGCGGAGCGCCGCGGCCGCATCGTGACCACGCTGCACCGCGGCGTGGAGTACCTCCTGAAGAAGAACGGGGTGGAACTGGTCCGCGGCCACGGCACGCTGGAAGGGCCGGGGCGCGTGCGCGTGGCCGACCGCGTCCTGACCGCGTCGCACACGATCATCGCCACCGGTTCGCGCCCGCGCGAACTGCCCGGGCTCCCGTTCGACGGGGAGCGGATCATTTCCAGCGACCATGCCCTACAGATGGCCCGGCGGCCGTCGTCGGTCGTCGTCGTCGGCGCCGGCGCCGTGGGGGTGGAGTTCGCGTCGCTGTTCCGGGACTTCGGCGCGGAGGTCACGCTGGTCGAGTGGTTGCCGCGCATCGTGCCGCTTGAGGACGAGGACGTCTCCGCGGAACTGCAGCGCGCGTTCGAGAAGCGCGGCATCCGGTGCCTGACGGGCGCGCAGGTGCTGGCGGAGTCGGTGAAGGCGGAGCCGGACGGGGTTTCGCTGACCGTGAGAAGGGGCGACGAGGATTTGGCGCTCAAGGCCGAGGTGCTGCTCGTGGCCGTCGGCCGCGCGGCGCGCCTGGAGGGCTACGGTCTTGAGACGACCGGCGTGGCCGTGGAGCGAGGATTCATTCGCGTGGACGGTCACATGCGCACGAACGTCCCCGGCGTGTACGCCATCGGCGACGTCGTCGGCGGGCTGCAGCTGGCCCACGTGGCGGCGCACGAGGGGATCGTGGCCGTGGAGACGGCGGCCGGGCACGACCCGGAACCGATCGACTACACGAAAGCGCCGAAGGCCACGTACTGCCGGCCGCAGGTCGCGAGCGTCGGCTACAGCGAGAAGGAGGCGAGGGACGCCGGTCATACGGTCAAGGTCGGTACGTTCCCGTTCCGCGCCATCGGCAAGGCGCTGATCGTCGGCGAAGGCGAGGGTTTCTGCAAGGTGGTCGCCGACGAGGACGGCGGCGTGCTGGGGGTGCACCTGATCGGGCCGCACGCGACGGACCTGATCGCGGAGGGCGCGCTCCTGCGGTTCATGGACGGCACGGCGTGGGAGCTGGGCACCGTCATCCACCCGCACCCCACGCTGTCGGAGGTTCTCGGAGAAGCCGGCTTGGCCGTCGAGGGCCGGGCCATTCATTTTTGA
- a CDS encoding NAD(P)/FAD-dependent oxidoreductase: MAGEDAIVILGAGYAGLSAYLELRRALGRRGEVVLVNRGRTHYFTTELHEFVAGDEEEADITVPLDRLVQPPHRLVIDRVAAIDAAARVVRCERTEVPYGWLIVALGSIPEYYGVPGAKEHGVPLTDLRSARRLRNRLAGLAERRPDARVIVVGGGLTGVQLAAEIAESDPGLQVTVVDAGPQIMPGFEPELVEAAVRTLESKGVRLLTGRAIVEVDGEHVTLEGGETRGYDLLVWAGGVRANPVVRASGLPVTRGDRGLVDAHLRCTADERIFLAGDCSAPTDPATGRVVPPTAQMAVQEGRLAARNVCRAMRGEPLEAFVPRQRGVFASLGRHEGVGRWGRESLYGVPAMVIKRLVEAHHAYDVGGVAYLLRRLAAIAGWGRPARRRHWRRRPALPSGDGSPVAGHLRT, translated from the coding sequence ATGGCGGGCGAAGACGCGATTGTGATTCTCGGAGCCGGGTACGCCGGCCTGTCGGCGTACCTTGAGCTCCGCCGCGCGCTCGGCCGCAGGGGCGAGGTCGTGCTCGTCAACCGCGGCCGGACGCACTACTTCACGACGGAACTGCACGAATTCGTCGCCGGCGACGAGGAGGAAGCCGACATCACCGTGCCCCTCGATCGTCTCGTGCAGCCGCCGCACCGGCTCGTCATCGACCGCGTCGCCGCGATCGACGCCGCGGCACGCGTCGTGCGCTGCGAGCGGACCGAGGTTCCATACGGTTGGCTGATCGTGGCCCTGGGCAGCATTCCCGAGTATTACGGCGTGCCGGGCGCAAAGGAGCACGGCGTGCCGCTGACGGACCTGCGCAGCGCACGGCGGCTGCGCAACCGCCTGGCCGGCCTGGCGGAGCGCCGGCCGGACGCGCGCGTGATCGTCGTCGGCGGCGGACTGACCGGCGTCCAGCTGGCCGCGGAGATCGCCGAGAGCGATCCGGGCCTGCAGGTGACCGTCGTCGACGCCGGGCCCCAGATCATGCCCGGCTTCGAGCCGGAACTCGTGGAAGCGGCCGTGCGCACGCTGGAGTCCAAGGGCGTGCGGCTGTTGACGGGACGGGCGATCGTCGAGGTCGACGGCGAGCACGTCACGCTGGAGGGCGGCGAGACGCGCGGGTACGACCTGCTCGTGTGGGCCGGCGGCGTGCGCGCCAACCCCGTTGTGCGTGCCTCGGGCCTGCCGGTGACGCGGGGCGACCGCGGGCTGGTGGATGCGCACCTCCGGTGCACCGCGGACGAGCGCATCTTCCTCGCCGGCGACTGTTCCGCGCCGACCGACCCGGCGACGGGCCGGGTGGTGCCGCCCACCGCACAGATGGCGGTGCAGGAGGGACGCCTGGCGGCCCGCAACGTCTGCCGCGCGATGCGCGGGGAACCGCTTGAGGCGTTTGTGCCGCGCCAACGGGGCGTATTTGCGTCGCTCGGCCGCCACGAGGGGGTCGGCCGCTGGGGCCGCGAAAGCCTTTACGGTGTGCCCGCCATGGTCATCAAGCGGCTTGTCGAGGCGCATCACGCGTATGACGTCGGCGGCGTCGCCTACCTCCTCCGGCGCCTCGCCGCGATCGCCGGCTGGGGCCGCCCGGCGCGGCGCCGCCACTGGCGCCGCCGCCCGGCGTTGCCGTCCGGCGACGGCAGCCCGGTCGCGGGCCATCTTCGCACCTGA